ATACAAAGGTAACGataatgtgtttttggagtAGATTATCGCATTTTGATTATATTCCGACATATTTATTTGTGACTCCATAGCTAAATACTTGATAGCATAGCTAATGATCTTGACTTTATGAGTAACACTCCATCAACGTACTCGATATCATAACTAGATAGTGATTTCTTACATGTTATGTTAACGAAATCGTGGAAAATATCATCACATTTGGAAGAAACTCAATTCTTTGTtgatatatagttatataccaTGTATTAACCTAATCATGTCTCTTCAAATTTCTATATAACAAATTATATCATAACCCCTAAACTCAATTAATACGACATTATTGTGGACACAACACAatacaaacacaaaaaacaaaagcctAAGAAGATCCGAACTCCCAAATTATCTAGTAGACATGAAGCATTTCAAACTAAATGGAAGAAATAGTACTGCAACTTCGCAAATGTTCCTTCCATTTCCCAACAACTGTCAATTGCTAACCCTAATATCACTTTCACATACAAAATCAATTGCAGATTGCAAGCCTAAGTCCTTATCAGGGGCCAAACTGAGAGGAACAATCAACCACTCAAAGCAGGTGATGAACACAAACCCCTTTTACAGGGCTTTTAGGAGACCACCAAGGTTGGTTGGTTAGTTAGGAACTTGTGCTCTCTGTGGTCTACAGTCTACTATATGAATATATGAAAGTGGCCTAATCACATTGCTGAAGAGGTAGAACAATATAATAAATTGTGAGGGAGGTCAAGTCTTGAAGTTTGTTGGACCaaattggtctttttttttttttttgtcagtgcCTGTTTTCTCATAGTGTTGTGGTCCGATCGGGAAATATTTCTGGTTCAAAAGTCACTTTCTGTGTCTACTTTTTAACGGTCTTGATTCTCCGCCGGAATGTTTTCAACTTCTGGTTGGCTCCTGTGGATTTCAGAGGTAATTTTTAAATGAGTAAATATCATCACTTTTTATCTTGTCAAGTTTCAATTATCGGTTAATTTTATTATTCTCGAATAAATTGTCCAACGATGCAATTTACTCTTTAAAATTTGTTATGTGTTACAACGTAAACTTTACAGTTTCTCTTATATACAATCGCATAAcctaaaattgaattttttgcGTTATCGAGAGCGTCatgttttaaatattttttcttcCCAATAACCGGTTTGCTTGTAAATTACTCGGCTTCAGTTGTTATGCTTGCTTGATTAGAGGTGAATGTGAGAACAACATAACTTACTACTAATACCTTGCGAATTAGAGATTACAATCAGAAATAACACcatttcaacttcttctttttttattcgaAAGGAATTCATAGATACATCATACATGAGAGAAAGGCACATTGTTAAGGTCTTTCTGGAAAAGTATTAAGAGTTTTAACtctaattaaacaaaaaaaaaaaaagtaccatATGCATCTCGAACAAAATTACTAGTCGACTACTTAATCAGACTTATACGTAAGGAGATAACCATGTAAACGTCTCTCCTAAACAAAACAATGAAAGAGTTAAAGTAGACAACAACTCTAGCTAATTAATTGGTAAACCACTTCATTGGTAACTCTTAAGACAATAGCCTTCCAATTTGTAACCATATAACTACTACTGCTACTTCTTTTTGTCCCTCAAGAACTGTATTCTGATAAGAGAAAGGTATCTTGGCCTTTATTAGACCGAACAAAGCCATTTGCCGAATGATTTGGCTTTTCTATTATATCTCATCTTATTGTCATATTAATCTGTCCTTGCGTTCAAATCGGTTCGTGCCTTATCAAGTTTTTACCCTAATCAAAACCACTTTGATTCGTTGCCGTAATCTCCTATCAATATCACGAATTCACAAAATAGCATTTATCACTATTTCTTGGGTCCACAATTTAGCTACGATCCAATAACTTTCTAATTCATCAATCTCTTTGAACTATACATAAATATGGAGAATTAGTTACTAACAAACCAACCACTTGATCCTACTAATTCAAGGAAGGGAGTTTCGGTGTAAATTATATAGATGATTTTTATTAGTGACGAATTTGTGTCTATTCTTAAGTCCCAATAGTCTTGTTTTTAAGACATCTAATCTCTGATGATCTCTGGTGGATTTACCGGTGATGTAAACCGCGTTATTCAGATTTTTACCAAAGGCGCCATAAAACATAACTTTACATCCTATTATATTCTACAATGTTATTGAGTTTATACATTCCAACAAATACCTCAAAGAGACCGTTCAAGGAGCAACGAATACACTAGTTGTCCTGCGTCTAGGCGATCATGCGTCTAGGCCAGATTGGGTTAAAGTTTGATCTTTATTTAACGTCTCTACTCCTCTTTTTTACAAGTTGTAATTTTCTCTAGAtgaggaaaagagaaaaaagagactTAAAAGCCGGTGGTTTAATAGTTTGTTCTCTTCTTAGCCCTAGAATTGTCAGACGACAAGATCACCAAGAAATCAGGAACAACCAGTGAACTAAGAGACGCAGTGGATCATTGCCACGTAGGAGTTGACTATTGACTACGAGTTAGTAGAAAGTACAAAACCAATCCAATCAGACTAAATGACTAAAGGAGTTTGTGCAAAACCAATCCAATCAGGTTAAATGACTAGAGGAGTTCGTTATTACTTAACCCTGGTTAGTCCGAAGAGTTAGGACCTCGGACAAGATGATCTTCAAAATGGTATTTTGTAAAGATGTATTTCAACCGATTCTCCAATATGTATGTTAATACTTACACTACTTACCATATAATATAATTTAATAATGGTTAAACTTCTAACCGGCTCCTAAATTCATGCACACACAAGAGATGATATTTAGATATAATCTGAGTCACTTATTTATCGCGTGGTAAATATGAGTAGACTTTTCACTTACAATTAATATTTTGAGAATTGTTAAAACTTTTAACAACCGCCTACATTTATGCACAAATATATTAGTAAACAGTGTTTTACTAGAATGGTATGTTGGCAGTCACGAATAAGTATTGTTGTAATAACCTTTACTTTTGATACAAGAGTAAAATTGTTAATGGCGTATGAATCGTTAAACTTTCTAACAACCTCCTATGTTCATGCGcacatatacaagtaaacacagtTTTACCAGCATGATTTGTTGACAATCAAGATAAGTATTATTGTAATAACCTATTGTTAATGGCTTATGAATCGTTAAACTTCTAACAACCTCCTATACTCATACGTAGATAATGAGTAAACACTCTTTTACTAGTATAGTGCCTGCCTAGTACTACTGTAATAATGTTGTGACCGGCAAGGTTGCATTCTAGTACAAAATTGAAAGAGGCCAACGTGGTTTTTTAATCTGAGAGTTGTATGCATTGGTTAAAAAAAACCGAATATTAGTATCTGTGGATCTGGCTTGACATGTCAATACAAATACACCAGTATGAACTTGAAAAAGCTTATAGAATGGTGAGGAAAGTATATAATTTCTCTGGTCCAATGGTAAAAAAACTGTTATGtattaaaaatgaagaagagagaaagggaatTCAATTCACCTGAAATTTGGCAAAGTCCACTTGGACTTTTGCGATCCGAAAACATCGAACGTAGCACGTAAATCTCTGGCCCCTGCGAGATAAATGAGTTGTTTAATATATAAAACGGGCTCTTTTCGTAGTGTCCCTTGTCGTCTAAATCTCTCTTCCACACTCCAAACACAGTCTGCTCTGGTCGGCAACGAAGCTTCACCCTTCAGTcagtcactctctctctctttttagaGAATGAGTTGTTCACTTGTTTAACGCGCTTCTGTGGTTCAGAACTCATTCACAAACCAACCCTTAAAGCAGTTCACACTCTCAAGTCACACCAACCAAACCCATCAAAGATTTTGGTTCTTACCTTTGGAGTTTGGACTTCATATATCACTGGGAATTCCAAATCCTTGGTGGAGTTTTCATCTCTCTTATTTCAGAGCCTTGCCTTGAAACAGAGGTAATTTACAAAGTTCTGAACTTTGTCTCTCTTGAATCTCATATTTCTGGCAGTTATTGTTGTTTCTAAATTTGGTATGTCTTGTGTGTTTTTGTATTGAATCCCACCAATTAAACTGTAATGGGTCCCTGGATGATCAGTTAAAGATTGATACTTTGCATTCCTATTGTAGCAGTgcagttattattattattatttttcatcaTGAATGCTGTTATGAGTTTTTTTGTCTTTGAAGAAATTATGGGTTTTGATTTCGTTTTGTTCTTTTGTGATTTTTCATGTGTTAACAGCTGCATTTTTACTGAGAAAAGCAATAAGCTTTGAGAGGATCTATATGCTTTTGTGAAACTATGATTACTATAATGAATTCTGTGAGGGAGCCAATGAAGAACAACAGCAACAACTCAGAGAAAGGTTTGGATTCTCAGTTCTGGCATGCCTGTGCTGGTGGCATGGTTCAAATGCCACCTATTAACTCTAAGGTCTTCTACTTCCCTCAAGGGCATGCAGAGTATGCCCAAGGGGATGTGGATTTTGGGAATTCTCGAATTCCAGCACTCATTCTTTCTAGGATATCTGCTATTAGGTACATGGCAGATCCTGAAACCGATGAGGTTTATGCGAAAATGAGGCTGGTTCCGGTGAGAGAgagtggttttgattttgaggaTGATGGGGTTGTGGGGAATAACAATGGAGTAGTTGAGAATCCTGAGAAACCCACATCTTTTGCTAAGACTTTGACTCAATCTGATGCTAACAATGGGGGAGGGTTCTCTGTGCCTCGCTTCTGCGCGGAGACTATCTTTCCGCGCTTGGATTACTCGGCTGAGCCTCCGGTTCAGACCATTCTTGCAAAGGATGTGCATGGTGAGATTTGGAAGTTTAGGCATATCTATAGAGGTACTCCTCGCCGTCACCTTTTGACAACGGGATGGAGTAATTTTGTGAACAATAAAAAGCTTGTTGCTGGGGATTCGATTGTTTTTTTCCGAGCAGAAAATGGGGATCTTTGTGTGGGGATTAGGAGGGCTAAAAGGGGGATTGGTGGTGGACCTGAGTACCCTTGTGGGTGGAACACTCCATCCGGAAATCCTTCCTCTCAGTATGGTGGTTATTCTGGCTTTTCAAGGGAGAATGGAAACAAGTCAATGGAGAAAAATTCTAGTGGGACTACGAGAGGAAGAGTCAGGGCTGAACATGTTATAGAAGCTGCAACTCTTGCTGTCAGTGGCCAGCCCTTTGAGGTTGTGTACTATCCACGTGCAAGCACACCAGAGTTTTGTGTTAAGGCCTCATCTGTGAGAGCTGCAATGCAAATTCGCTGGTGCTCGGGAATAAGGTTCAAAATGCCTTTTGAAACTGAGGATTCTTCTCGGATAAGCTGGTTCATGGGAACCATATCTTCTGTTCATCATGCAGATCCCCGTTGGCCTGATTCTCCATGGCGCATATTACAGGTGGGTTACAAATACATTTCATTCCTGCTTCCTAAACTTATTGCTATGTTGTTAGCCTAGCATATGAAAATACATTTTGGTCATGTTCgatattttatgttttttagcTTTGTAATTCTGTAAAGTACATGGTTATATGCACATGCCTGATATGAAGTATACATCCACTGTTAGTAGACTATTGTCAAAGATTAAAGAAAAGTTCAACTTTTTAGGTTGCATGGGATGAGCCAGATCTGCTCCAAAATGTGAGATGTGTTAGTCCATGGTTGGTCGAATTGGTATCAAGCATACCAGCTATCGATCTCTCTCCCTACTCGCCTCCAAGAAAGAAGTTGCGGCTTCAACAGTACCCAGATTATTCTCTTATTGGCCAGCTGCCAATGCCGTCTGTTTATGGCAACTTCCTAAATTCCAGCAACACTTTATGTCATCTATCAGACAACATTCCTGCAGGCATACAGGGAGCCAGGCAAGCTCATTTTGGACTATCTTCATCGAATCTTTTCAACAAACGGCACTCAGGTCTAATTCCAGTTGGCTTTCAACAACTTGGTCATGTTGTCCCTCCTGGAATCCCTGGAGGTAACTTCATGCGCATTGCTGAAACCAATGAGGACAGCCCTTGCTGCATTACTGAGGGTATTCCTTACCACAATTTAAAGGATAATGACGAGATAAAGACACCTCACATATTCTTGTTTGGACAGCTAATTGTTTCGGGGCAGCAGATGTCAAAGAGCTCCTCTGGTGATGATAGTTCATCAGATCCAGAGAAAACAGGAAATTCTTCTGATGGCTCTGGTTCTGCATTACATCGCAACGGTTCAGTGGAAAATTGCTCTGATGGAGGGTCTCCCTGGGACAAAGACCACCAGAAAAGTGACCACAACTTGGAGACTAGTCTTTGCAAAGTGTATGTTGAATCTGGAGATGCGGGGACCCTTGATCTCTCAGTGTTTAGATCATACCAAGAATTGTACCGAAAGCTGGCCAACATGTTTGGCAAAGAAAATTCAGAGATGCTGAGTAATGTACTGTACCGGGATGCAACAGGTGCTGTTAGACACACTGGAGATGAACCCTTCAGGTAGTTTTCTGCGTTTTATTACTTCagaaatttgatttttcttttccttttaagaCACATATGTGACGATATATTCAttctgttttggtttttcttggTTGCTATGGCAGTGAGTTTTTGAAGACAGCAAGAGGACTTTATATGGCATGATGTCTACAACTGCAATGCTTGCCTTGAAGACCAATGAAACTGGAAGATACCATAGAAGTATATAAATAAACTTCTCTGGTGTTTCTTCTCTATGGTTTGGTAGTCAGTAAACAAAGTTTAGTGATTCAGGCAGTGACATTGGAATGATTGAGAATTAGAAACTCTCCTTTATTAACATTTTGTACAGTTGcatttcttccttctttttaactttttgtactaaaactcttgggaaatccCACCCCACTAAATTGTGGTTTATTTTAGCTCAGATTCCAGCCCGCAAATCTTTTGGCCTTTCCTCGATTCTTTTCAGAAGTTTGGTTTCCTTCACTGATGATATATGAAGTTACATGAAAGCTGTTGTCAATTGACGAGCAATATGGTTTTCCTCAAATCAAAGAGAGCTGCTTTTTAATCATCTGCATTTCATCAATTTTGCTTCTTTGGGTATCTCTTCATATCAGAAGATAAAGGGATACGAGAAAGTCAGGTCTTTTTTACTCTGCTAGACTAACAACTTTATATCAAGCTAACACTCCCCTTCGTGGGTGAGAAGGCAGAAATATACTCATACGATGCTGCATGAGGCAGGGAGACTGAGACGGAGAGACAATGCTTTGTTACTATATCAGACAAGTTGACAACTACTAGTCctaaaccttttcttttttttaataaactagTCCTAAACCTTAAGTTGTCGCAGAAAATGCCAATAATGTAAATCGAGCTGACGATGCCCATTTTAGTgactctttcttctctattaTATGGTGCCTTTCACTACATTTCCGATAATGGTTGATCCTAATCATCCTATTACAGAATCACTGAGGATTTTTTTGATTAGATATTGATCGCATCCATCCAGGTCTTGAGGCATTG
This portion of the Rosa chinensis cultivar Old Blush chromosome 1, RchiOBHm-V2, whole genome shotgun sequence genome encodes:
- the LOC112182577 gene encoding auxin response factor 18, giving the protein MITIMNSVREPMKNNSNNSEKGLDSQFWHACAGGMVQMPPINSKVFYFPQGHAEYAQGDVDFGNSRIPALILSRISAIRYMADPETDEVYAKMRLVPVRESGFDFEDDGVVGNNNGVVENPEKPTSFAKTLTQSDANNGGGFSVPRFCAETIFPRLDYSAEPPVQTILAKDVHGEIWKFRHIYRGTPRRHLLTTGWSNFVNNKKLVAGDSIVFFRAENGDLCVGIRRAKRGIGGGPEYPCGWNTPSGNPSSQYGGYSGFSRENGNKSMEKNSSGTTRGRVRAEHVIEAATLAVSGQPFEVVYYPRASTPEFCVKASSVRAAMQIRWCSGIRFKMPFETEDSSRISWFMGTISSVHHADPRWPDSPWRILQVAWDEPDLLQNVRCVSPWLVELVSSIPAIDLSPYSPPRKKLRLQQYPDYSLIGQLPMPSVYGNFLNSSNTLCHLSDNIPAGIQGARQAHFGLSSSNLFNKRHSGLIPVGFQQLGHVVPPGIPGGNFMRIAETNEDSPCCITEGIPYHNLKDNDEIKTPHIFLFGQLIVSGQQMSKSSSGDDSSSDPEKTGNSSDGSGSALHRNGSVENCSDGGSPWDKDHQKSDHNLETSLCKVYVESGDAGTLDLSVFRSYQELYRKLANMFGKENSEMLSNVLYRDATGAVRHTGDEPFSEFLKTARGLYMA